The Clostridia bacterium DNA segment CGTCAGAAGGCCGAGCGACGGCGGGCAATCGATCAGGACGAAATCGTATCGCCCGGACAGCGGAGCGAGGGCCCGCTTCAACTTTGTTTCACGTGAAATCGCCAGCACCAGCTCGACCTCCGCGCCCGCCAGATCGATGGTCGCCGGCGCCACGTGCACGTTCGACACGGAACTCACCGGCACGACGACTTCCTGAAGCGGAACCTCGTCCACCAGCACGTCGTATAGCGTCCGCTCCAGCGTGGCCTTGTCGATGCCGAGGCCGCTCGTCGTGTTTCCCTGCGGGTCGGCGTCGATCACCAGGACGCGTTGCCCGAGAAGGCCGAGGCATGCCGCGAGGTTCACGGTTGTCGTCGTCTTCCCGACCCCGCCCTTCTGGTTCGCGATCGCGATGATCCGGCTCATCCTCGCCCTCCTGGTGCTCCCGGACTTTCCACGCCTCTCCGTCCTGTTCCTTCGCCCCGCAGCGCTACCGACCTCCACGCGCACGCGCGCGGCTGCGCCGCCGGCCCGCCAGCGCGATGCCCGGCGTCCGGTCGATCGTGATTTCCAAGTATATGCGCTCCGCTTCGACCCTCTCCGCC contains these protein-coding regions:
- a CDS encoding ParA family protein codes for the protein MSRIIAIANQKGGVGKTTTTVNLAACLGLLGQRVLVIDADPQGNTTSGLGIDKATLERTLYDVLVDEVPLQEVVVPVSSVSNVHVAPATIDLAGAEVELVLAISRETKLKRALAPLSGRYDFVLIDCPPSLGLLTVNALTAAQAVLIPIQCEYYALEGVSQLLKTIEIVRSNLNPELDIDGVVLTMFDGRTNLAIQVVEQVKKHFRERVYTTIIPRNVRLSEAPSHGLPIALYDPKSRGAEVYRELAEEVLERARTQERSRQGA